The Hymenobacter canadensis genome has a window encoding:
- a CDS encoding Fic family protein yields MQQLPEVDRLSRQQLNHVLVSAHSTMIEGSRVTVQSAFDFLVREEAVIDPTLPWDGYDMLTDHAQALDLALQRADERQLPSPALLQELAGAVMRTTGLRTNSILGSTDASRGDFRVDKVSIMGASSFPNAQKVPVLVEQLTRQLRQRMGAAVTLQEQLHVAFDAHQQLVSIHPFNDGNGRTSRLLMNFIQHYFSQPLTVVFREDKKEYFAALENSRRTDDLEVFQEFMTIQHLKSLTHQLLKP; encoded by the coding sequence GTGCAACAGCTCCCCGAGGTGGACAGACTATCGCGTCAGCAGTTGAACCATGTGCTGGTATCGGCACACTCGACGATGATCGAGGGCTCACGGGTAACGGTGCAGTCGGCCTTCGACTTCCTGGTAAGAGAGGAAGCCGTTATCGACCCAACGCTTCCGTGGGACGGCTACGATATGCTTACCGATCATGCCCAGGCATTGGACCTGGCATTGCAGCGGGCCGACGAGCGGCAGTTGCCCTCCCCTGCTCTGCTACAGGAGTTGGCCGGCGCCGTGATGCGCACGACCGGACTGCGAACCAACAGCATTTTGGGCAGCACCGACGCTTCCCGCGGCGACTTCCGCGTCGATAAGGTATCCATCATGGGGGCCAGTTCGTTTCCCAACGCGCAGAAAGTACCCGTCTTGGTAGAGCAGCTTACCCGGCAACTACGGCAACGCATGGGCGCCGCCGTCACGCTACAGGAGCAATTGCATGTCGCCTTCGACGCCCATCAGCAGCTGGTGAGTATCCATCCCTTTAACGATGGTAATGGCCGTACCTCTCGTCTGTTGATGAACTTCATCCAGCATTACTTCAGCCAACCCCTCACCGTGGTATTTCGGGAAGACAAGAAGGAATACTTCGCAGCCTTGGAAAACAGCCGGCGCACAGATGATCTGGAGGTCTTCCAGGAATTCATGACAATTCAGCATCTTAAATCGCTGACACACCAACTATTAAAACCATAG
- a CDS encoding replication initiation protein: MDQSESLEVRQHNAITTARYDYTACQLDLLFFLLSKLRREDLPNQEYQIHMNEVVAMTGREWHYKQLREATESMGSRMFEVENEQSYVQLWMFQKVEYVKGQGFLRIRLSEDIRPYLFELKNNFTSFQLFSALKISSKYAKRIYQMASQWKDIGETKTYDLDEFKLMLRLKDPKGKEPEQFQRISDLKSKVLDIAVRQINENTELKIGYTLLKQGRSFHAVRFYVTKQQPKQLPIPFEESPEQAKVLMARRHLESLGIKDPKLVAQIIGDENLVNELFKFMYRLKTDKIKADKNPAGLLLTVLGLKSSAKTT; this comes from the coding sequence ATGGATCAATCCGAATCACTGGAAGTCAGGCAACATAACGCCATTACCACGGCGCGATATGACTATACGGCCTGTCAACTGGACCTCTTGTTCTTCCTGCTTTCCAAGCTTCGTAGAGAAGACCTGCCCAATCAGGAATACCAGATCCACATGAACGAGGTGGTGGCCATGACGGGTAGGGAATGGCACTACAAGCAGCTCCGGGAAGCGACTGAGTCCATGGGCTCGCGAATGTTCGAGGTGGAGAACGAGCAGTCGTACGTGCAACTCTGGATGTTTCAGAAGGTCGAGTACGTCAAGGGCCAGGGCTTTCTGCGCATTCGTCTTTCGGAGGATATCCGGCCCTACCTGTTCGAGCTGAAAAATAACTTCACTTCCTTTCAGCTATTCTCGGCCCTGAAGATCTCGAGCAAGTATGCCAAGCGCATCTATCAGATGGCTTCGCAGTGGAAGGATATTGGAGAAACCAAGACGTACGATCTGGATGAGTTCAAGCTGATGCTGCGGCTTAAGGATCCGAAAGGCAAAGAGCCCGAGCAGTTCCAACGCATCAGCGACCTGAAGTCGAAAGTCCTGGATATTGCCGTGCGCCAGATCAACGAGAACACGGAACTCAAGATCGGCTACACGCTGCTCAAGCAAGGCCGCTCCTTCCATGCCGTGCGCTTCTACGTGACCAAGCAGCAACCCAAGCAGCTGCCGATTCCTTTCGAGGAATCACCGGAGCAGGCCAAAGTCCTGATGGCACGCCGGCATCTGGAGTCACTCGGCATAAAAGACCCGAAGCTGGTGGCGCAGATCATAGGGGATGAGAACCTCGTAAACGAACTGTTCAAATTCATGTACCGCCTCAAGACCGACAAGATCAAAGCCGACAAGAACCCAGCTGGCTTGCTGCTGACAGTGCTTGGGCTCAAGTCCTCGGCCAAGACCACGTAA
- a CDS encoding transposase — protein MQQKRYSSDLTERQWTKLAPLFVVQRTSKWPLRAVVNGIFYVLKNGCVWRDVPADFPPWPTVYYYFSKWTADGTWQRVSGCLTLEARERVKKTPSPRRLSSTVKA, from the coding sequence ATGCAGCAGAAGCGGTATAGTTCAGACTTGACAGAGCGTCAGTGGACGAAGCTAGCGCCCTTATTCGTGGTGCAGCGCACGAGTAAGTGGCCGCTGCGCGCGGTGGTGAATGGCATCTTTTACGTGCTCAAAAACGGTTGTGTGTGGCGCGACGTGCCGGCAGACTTCCCTCCCTGGCCTACAGTGTACTATTATTTCAGCAAGTGGACCGCCGATGGCACTTGGCAGCGAGTGAGTGGTTGTTTGACGCTTGAAGCCCGCGAGCGGGTAAAAAAAACGCCCAGCCCACGGCGGCTATCCTCGACAGTCAAAGCGTGA